In Scytonema millei VB511283, a single window of DNA contains:
- a CDS encoding HNH endonuclease, translated as MSSKDLNYYVTKFTKLRVDRAHGSVAPHKPILLLSVIELIEQGLLSHNQIPLSAELIAAFLKLWQPLGSNAHNADIGMPFFHLKSDGFWHFKPNPGFEALLFSGARVRAVGVLRQAVEYAYLDDELFELLQQPVSRNSLIAVLLDNWFADKNQQIEEILSRNALEDFQKELLATGGKVYQEAELKDEAKVVVRDATFRRAVISAYNRRCAFCGLQILDSLCQNVVDGAHIMPFSQFYDDRIDNGISLCKNHHWAFDKGWFSIGDDFTLLVKDDLHEDAPNCRPMKQFNGDRIRLPVHTQYYPRLEALRWHRQHVFGAA; from the coding sequence ATGAGTAGTAAAGACCTTAACTACTATGTCACCAAATTCACTAAGCTACGAGTAGACCGCGCTCACGGTAGCGTAGCACCCCACAAGCCTATTTTGCTATTGTCAGTCATTGAGCTAATCGAGCAGGGTTTGCTGAGTCACAATCAAATTCCCTTATCTGCCGAGCTAATTGCTGCTTTTCTAAAGTTATGGCAACCGCTAGGCTCAAATGCACATAATGCGGATATCGGAATGCCATTCTTTCACCTTAAAAGTGATGGATTTTGGCACTTTAAACCTAACCCAGGATTTGAAGCACTACTGTTTTCTGGAGCCAGAGTTAGGGCAGTTGGGGTACTGCGGCAAGCAGTAGAATATGCTTACTTAGATGACGAGCTGTTTGAGTTACTACAACAACCCGTATCTAGAAACTCTCTCATTGCTGTCTTGCTTGACAATTGGTTTGCTGATAAAAATCAACAGATCGAGGAGATTCTAAGCAGGAATGCCCTTGAAGATTTTCAGAAAGAGCTATTAGCTACTGGTGGAAAAGTCTACCAGGAAGCTGAGTTGAAAGACGAAGCCAAAGTAGTTGTTAGAGATGCCACATTTCGCAGGGCTGTTATTTCAGCATATAATCGCCGCTGTGCATTCTGTGGGCTGCAAATACTCGACTCTCTATGTCAAAACGTCGTAGACGGAGCGCATATTATGCCCTTCTCTCAGTTCTACGACGACCGGATCGATAATGGTATTTCACTTTGCAAAAATCACCACTGGGCGTTTGATAAGGGTTGGTTTAGTATCGGTGATGACTTTACTCTCTTGGTGAAGGACGACCTACATGAAGATGCTCCCAACTGTAGACCTATGAAGCAGTTCAATGGCGATCGCATTCGTCTGCCAGTTCACACGCAATACTATCCGCGTCTAGAAGCTTTGCGCTGGCATCGTCAGCACGTATTTGGAGCAGCTTGA
- a CDS encoding DUF559 domain-containing protein, which translates to MTIAKYDQVSIAHNRDSDPLVYRLQTTQMLKMLSRLLPGHEWKSNWLHDNVRRNGSISFDMGITLSYKGQSLGAGHEHEWEIQVNPRWAEKLNQAYREITALVIGQGVVKKTEKTSKALPGKVDNGNHLRADDTYTWNNLSFRSPAEIVVAKALESRGLLFFPNAKCRIRNRLGIAETKETDFLVFYKGTSRILEVDGKEYHQQAIEDYRRDRMFDKYGIRSTRFTALECLNNAEQVVEEFLELF; encoded by the coding sequence ATGACTATAGCTAAATACGATCAAGTCTCCATAGCTCATAATCGTGATTCCGATCCCTTAGTGTATCGATTACAGACAACTCAAATGCTAAAAATGCTGTCAAGACTTCTCCCAGGACACGAATGGAAGTCAAATTGGCTGCACGATAACGTTAGAAGAAATGGCTCTATCTCTTTTGATATGGGTATAACACTGAGTTATAAGGGGCAATCCTTGGGTGCAGGGCATGAACATGAATGGGAAATTCAAGTCAATCCTAGATGGGCAGAGAAATTGAACCAAGCCTATAGAGAGATAACTGCTCTAGTCATCGGTCAAGGAGTGGTAAAAAAAACAGAGAAGACATCTAAAGCTCTACCTGGAAAAGTAGATAATGGCAACCATCTTAGAGCGGATGACACGTATACTTGGAATAATTTATCATTTCGCTCTCCAGCAGAAATTGTCGTAGCTAAGGCATTAGAGAGTAGGGGGTTACTATTCTTTCCTAATGCTAAGTGCCGGATTCGCAATCGACTAGGGATCGCAGAGACGAAAGAAACAGACTTCTTAGTTTTCTATAAAGGAACTTCACGAATTTTAGAGGTAGACGGAAAAGAATACCATCAGCAAGCAATAGAAGATTATAGAAGAGACAGAATGTTTGATAAATATGGAATTCGGTCTACTCGTTTTACTGCTTTAGAGTGCCTTAACAATGCCGAGCAGGTAGTCGAAGAGTTTCTGGAGCTATTTTGA
- a CDS encoding thermonuclease family protein — translation MRFSCLDAPEVPHTKQERASYDPIDIDQFKWGRLARNRLTQLIHQAGDRVALTVVDTDRYGRKVADVRLSNGALVQEILIREGLAVVYKQYIKSCSNATLVEQAEIQARQQKIGVWGDPSFIPPSEWRHNNK, via the coding sequence GTGAGATTTTCTTGCTTGGATGCACCAGAGGTTCCACACACGAAGCAGGAACGGGCAAGCTACGATCCTATTGACATCGACCAATTTAAATGGGGTCGCTTAGCACGTAATCGACTCACTCAACTGATTCACCAAGCAGGCGATCGCGTAGCTTTAACCGTAGTAGATACTGACCGCTACGGGCGTAAAGTGGCGGATGTTCGATTGTCTAATGGAGCATTGGTACAAGAGATACTGATTCGTGAAGGACTAGCAGTAGTTTACAAGCAGTACATTAAAAGCTGTTCTAATGCCACACTAGTTGAGCAGGCAGAAATTCAAGCTAGACAGCAAAAAATAGGAGTCTGGGGCGATCCTAGTTTCATTCCACCGTCAGAGTGGAGACACAATAATAAGTAG
- a CDS encoding SAM-dependent methyltransferase, whose translation MPINRKQARSYLKQFEFEPLFVQELGWDYYTGQTLPISVEGQIYSLTPLVEKRGVIVYCCAPDAQGRIPEYATRRQIERQVAKYVHEHLIIYVDAAQTEQVWLWVRREIGKPAACREHRFHTSQSGAALLQKLEAIAFSLEEEESLTLVEVTGRTRRAFDVDRVTKKFYDRFKKEHAAFLQLIQGIDIPSDLEWYASLMLNRLMFIYFIQKQGFLDGDRDYLLRRLRMCQQQNGRDAFHSFYRYFLLRLCHEGLGKQERTPELEKLLGKVPYLNGGLFEVHPLEIAHPDIQIPDSAFEKIFSFFEEYQWHLDERPLRNDQEINPDVLGYIFEKYTNQKQMGAYYTKEDITEYISKNCIIPFIFESVDKQVGDSLFKPNGLAWKLLREDPDRYIYKAVRQGVDTPLPDAIAAGIDDVSKRDSWNRPAAPELVLPTETWREHVARRNRCLELRQKLASGEIQSINNLITYNLDIRQLAQDVIENCFDPELLSVFYQAISEITVLDPTCGSGAFLFAALNILEALYDACLERMQTFLDENYRFSDDKYVQKIQQFSQILQQINQHLNRRYFILKSIVINNLYGVDIMQEATEICKLRLFLKLMAQVEPDASRQNYGVEPLPDIDFNIRAGNTLVGFASYDEVKKAVEGEKQKKLDLFGDMARIDEKAKAVDQSFQNFRKLQTERADGRLTSQKKAELSSKLQELRNELDRYLAEKYEMGLSKKLATFKKWRESHQPFHWFVEFYGIVNRGGFDVIIGNPPYVEWSKIKGYELLAGIYKTRSCGNLYTVICERSYRLLQNQGCFGIIVPISCIATNRMAPFRDLWKEEHLDTYASHYSGDAHPSVLFQGVKFRLSILLQHKGLLTSNIYSTQFQKWLPEERENLFQLIEYVEVEPTCIRLSLVPKVATKIHASVLYKLCSSHSLVQTSIYSNSEYTVYAHRIVAHFVKAFDFIPFFKNERDGEKKSEDYKTFHTNTKLNSDTLAALLNSSLFYIWFVSYSDVYHCGREVILDFPCDIALLAKALGKKLSEVKDRLMKSLQAHSIRRCIPYKATGLVEYDEFYPRLSKSTMDEIDRILAQHYGFTDEELDFIVNYDIKYRMGRDLEDED comes from the coding sequence ATGCCCATCAATCGCAAACAGGCTCGCAGTTATTTGAAGCAATTTGAGTTCGAGCCACTATTCGTTCAAGAACTAGGCTGGGATTACTATACTGGTCAAACTCTACCCATCAGTGTCGAAGGGCAAATCTACAGCCTTACCCCCCTGGTTGAGAAGCGGGGAGTGATAGTTTACTGTTGCGCTCCAGACGCACAGGGTAGGATTCCAGAATACGCTACACGTCGCCAGATCGAGCGGCAAGTTGCCAAATACGTCCACGAGCATTTGATTATATACGTCGATGCTGCCCAGACCGAGCAAGTTTGGCTGTGGGTCAGGCGCGAGATTGGTAAACCTGCTGCTTGCCGAGAGCATCGGTTTCATACAAGCCAGTCTGGGGCTGCCCTACTCCAGAAACTAGAGGCGATCGCTTTCTCCCTAGAAGAAGAGGAATCGCTTACCCTGGTCGAGGTGACAGGTCGCACCCGCAGAGCCTTTGATGTCGATCGCGTTACCAAAAAGTTTTACGACCGCTTCAAGAAAGAACACGCTGCTTTCCTTCAGCTCATCCAAGGTATTGACATTCCTTCGGATTTGGAATGGTACGCATCCTTAATGCTCAACCGCTTAATGTTTATCTACTTTATCCAGAAACAAGGCTTTTTGGATGGGGATAGAGACTATCTGCTTCGTCGGTTGCGGATGTGTCAGCAGCAGAATGGACGAGATGCGTTCCACTCCTTCTACCGCTACTTTTTACTCCGGCTATGTCACGAAGGTTTAGGCAAGCAGGAGCGCACTCCCGAACTAGAAAAATTACTGGGCAAAGTTCCCTACCTGAATGGGGGTCTATTCGAGGTACACCCTTTAGAGATCGCTCACCCAGATATTCAAATTCCAGACTCAGCTTTTGAGAAAATTTTCAGCTTTTTTGAGGAATACCAGTGGCATTTGGACGAGCGCCCGTTGCGGAACGACCAAGAAATCAATCCTGACGTTTTGGGTTACATATTCGAGAAGTACACCAACCAGAAGCAAATGGGGGCATACTACACCAAAGAAGACATTACAGAATACATTAGCAAGAATTGCATTATTCCCTTTATTTTTGAATCTGTAGACAAGCAAGTAGGCGACTCTCTATTCAAACCTAATGGTTTAGCCTGGAAACTGCTGCGAGAAGACCCAGACCGCTACATTTACAAAGCAGTTCGCCAAGGAGTGGATACTCCACTACCTGATGCGATCGCTGCTGGTATTGATGATGTCTCAAAACGGGATAGTTGGAATCGACCAGCCGCTCCAGAGCTTGTCCTACCTACTGAAACCTGGCGCGAACACGTAGCTCGTCGTAACCGCTGTCTGGAACTACGCCAAAAGCTAGCATCTGGAGAAATCCAATCCATCAACAATCTAATTACGTATAACTTAGATATCCGTCAGTTAGCTCAAGACGTGATAGAAAACTGCTTCGATCCAGAACTACTGTCAGTTTTCTATCAAGCTATCTCTGAAATCACTGTTTTAGACCCCACTTGCGGCTCTGGGGCTTTCTTATTTGCCGCTCTCAACATTCTCGAAGCATTGTATGATGCCTGCTTGGAGCGGATGCAAACTTTCTTGGATGAAAATTATCGCTTTAGCGACGATAAGTACGTTCAAAAAATCCAACAGTTTAGCCAAATTCTTCAACAAATCAACCAGCACCTTAATCGTCGCTATTTCATTCTCAAGTCAATCGTCATTAACAACTTGTATGGCGTTGACATCATGCAGGAAGCGACGGAAATTTGCAAGCTCCGCTTGTTCCTAAAATTGATGGCTCAAGTCGAACCTGATGCTTCACGACAGAACTACGGCGTAGAACCACTGCCTGATATTGATTTCAACATTCGTGCTGGTAATACGTTGGTTGGTTTTGCTAGCTACGATGAGGTGAAAAAAGCTGTTGAGGGAGAGAAGCAGAAAAAGCTAGATCTATTCGGTGACATGGCTCGGATCGACGAAAAGGCAAAGGCTGTCGATCAAAGTTTTCAAAATTTCCGCAAACTTCAGACTGAAAGAGCTGATGGGCGCTTAACTTCTCAAAAGAAGGCAGAACTTAGTAGCAAGCTTCAAGAGCTGAGAAACGAGCTTGACCGCTACCTAGCCGAGAAGTATGAGATGGGGCTATCTAAAAAGCTAGCAACTTTCAAAAAGTGGAGGGAAAGTCACCAACCGTTTCACTGGTTTGTTGAGTTCTACGGCATTGTCAACAGGGGGGGGTTTGATGTGATTATCGGAAATCCTCCGTATGTAGAGTGGTCAAAGATTAAGGGATACGAACTACTCGCAGGTATTTACAAAACTAGAAGCTGTGGCAATTTATATACCGTTATATGTGAGCGATCTTACAGACTTCTACAAAACCAAGGCTGCTTTGGCATAATTGTGCCGATAAGTTGTATTGCTACTAATCGAATGGCTCCCTTTCGAGACTTATGGAAGGAAGAACATTTAGATACGTATGCTAGCCATTACTCTGGTGATGCACATCCTTCGGTACTCTTTCAAGGAGTTAAATTTAGGTTATCTATCTTACTACAGCATAAAGGTCTATTAACTTCAAACATATACAGTACACAGTTTCAAAAATGGTTGCCGGAGGAACGAGAAAATCTGTTTCAGTTAATTGAATATGTTGAGGTTGAACCAACTTGCATTCGCCTTAGCCTTGTTCCTAAAGTTGCCACAAAAATACATGCTTCTGTTTTGTACAAACTCTGTAGCAGTCACTCCCTAGTTCAGACCAGTATCTACTCAAATTCAGAATATACGGTTTATGCTCATAGAATTGTGGCACACTTTGTCAAAGCCTTTGATTTTATTCCATTCTTCAAAAATGAGCGAGATGGCGAGAAAAAATCTGAAGACTACAAGACTTTTCATACTAATACCAAATTGAACAGCGACACTTTAGCTGCCTTACTAAATAGTAGTCTATTCTATATCTGGTTTGTGTCATATTCAGATGTCTATCACTGCGGGCGTGAAGTCATTCTTGACTTCCCTTGCGACATAGCACTTCTGGCAAAAGCCCTGGGGAAGAAACTATCTGAGGTGAAAGATCGCCTCATGAAAAGCTTACAAGCTCATAGTATCCGACGCTGTATTCCTTACAAAGCTACTGGATTAGTAGAATATGATGAATTTTATCCTCGACTCTCTAAGTCAACTATGGATGAAATAGATCGCATTCTAGCTCAACACTACGGCTTTACAGACGAAGAACTAGACTTCATCGTTAACTATGACATCAAGTATAGAATGGGGCGGGATTTAGAGGATGAAGATTAA